One Vulpes lagopus strain Blue_001 chromosome 18, ASM1834538v1, whole genome shotgun sequence DNA window includes the following coding sequences:
- the INSM1 gene encoding insulinoma-associated protein 1 yields MPRGFLVKRSKKSTPVSYRVRGGEDGARAPLLSPGCGGARASPPAPSPGPGPGPGPLPPPPPPPPAERAHAALAAALACAPGPPPPPPPPPPPGPRAAHFGNPEAAHPAPLYSPTRPVSREHEKHKFFERSFNLGSPVSAESFPTPAALLGGGGGGANGTGGGGTCGGDALLFAPAELKMGTAFSAGAEAARGPGPGPPLPPAASLRPPGKRPAPPAAAAAAAEPPAKAAKAPGAKKPKAIRKLHFEDEVTTSPVLGLKIKEGPVEAPRGRAGGAARPLGEFICQLCKEEYADPFALAQHKCSRIVRVEYRCPECAKVFSCPANLASHRRWHKPRPAPAAARASEPEAAARAEAREATGGGGSDRDTPSPGGVSESGSEDGLYECHHCAKKFRRQAYLRKHLLAHHQALQAKGAPPAPPAEDLLALYPGPEEKAPQEAAGDGEAAGVLGLSAPAECHLCPVCGETFPSKGAQERHLRLLHAAQVFPCKYCPATFYSSPGLTRHINKCHPSENRQVILLQVPVRPAC; encoded by the coding sequence ATGCCCCGCGGCTTCCTGGTGAAGCGCAGCAAGAAGTCCACGCCCGTGTCCTACCGCGTCCGCGGCGGCGAGGACGGCGCCCGCGCGCCGCTGCTGTCGCCGGGCTGCGGGGGCGCCCGCGCCTCGCCCCCCGCGCcgagcccggggccggggccggggccgggcccgctgccgccgccgccgccgccgccgcccgccgagCGCGCCCATGCGGCTCTCGCTGCCGCGCTGGCCTGCGCGccgggcccgccgcccccgccgcccccgccgcccccgccgggcccgcGGGCCGCGCACTTCGGCAACCCCGAGGCCGCGCACCCGGCGCCGCTCTACAGCCCCACGCGGCCCGTGAGCCGCGAGCACGAGAAGCACAAGTTCTTCGAGCGCAGCTTCAACCTCGGGTCGCCGGTCTCGGCCGAGTCCTTCCCCACGCCCGCCGCCCTGctcggaggcggcggcggcggcgcgaaCGGCACGGGCGGCGGCGGCACCTGCGGCGGCGACGCGCTGCTCTTCGCGCCCGCCGAGCTCAAGATGGGCACGGCCTTCTCCGCCGGCGCCGAAGCGGCTcgcggccccgggcccggcccgccGCTGCCCCCCGCCGCCTCCCTGCGGCCCCCGGGCAagcggcccgcgccccccgccgccgccgccgccgccgccgagccgcCCGCCAAGGCGGCCAAGGCCCCGGGCGCCAAGAAGCCCAAAGCCATCCGCAAGCTGCACTTCGAGGACGAGGTGACCACGTCGCCGGTGCTCGGGCTCAAGATCAAGGAGGGCCCGGTGGAGGCGCCgcgcggccgggcggggggcgccgcgCGGCCGCTGGGCGAGTTCATCTGCCAGCTCTGCAAGGAGGAGTACGCCGACCCGTTCGCGCTGGCGCAGCACAAGTGCTCGCGCATCGTGCGCGTGGAGTACCGCTGCCCCGAGTGCGCCAAGGTCTTCAGCTGCCCCGCCAACCTGGCCTCGCACCGCCGCTGGCACAAGCCGCGGCctgcgcccgccgccgcccgcgcgtCCGAGCCTGAAGCCGCCGCCAGGGCCGAGGCGCGGGAGGCGACAGGCGGCGGCGGCAGCGACCGCGACACGCCGAGCCCCGGCGGCGTGTCCGAGTCGGGCTCCGAGGACGGGCTCTACGAGTGCCACCACTGCGCCAAGAAGTTCCGCCGCCAGGCCTATCTGCGCAAGCACCTGCTGGCGCATCACCAGGCGCTGCAGGCCAAGGGCGCGCCGCCCGCGCCTCCGGCCGAGGACCTGCTGGCCTTGTACCCGGGGCCCGAGGAGAAGGCACCCCAGGAGGCGGCGGGCGACGGCGAGGCGGCCGGCGTGCTGGGCCTGAGTGCGCCCGCCGAGTGCCACCTGTGCCCGGTGTGCGGGGAGACGTTCCCCAGCAAGGGCGCCCAGGAGCGCCACCTGCGCCTGCTGCACGCCGCCCAGGTGTTCCCCTGCAAGTACTGCCCGGCCACCTTCTACAGCTCGCCCGGTCTCACGCGACACATCAACAAGTGCCACCCGTCGGAGAACAGACAGGTGATCCTCCTGCAGGTGCCCGTGCGTCCGGCCTGCTAG